DNA sequence from the Vibrio sp. BS-M-Sm-2 genome:
CAGAAGTGATATCGACCTCGCCCACGGCATAACGGTTAATTGAGGCATTCTGATTCTCAAACGGAATATAAGTTACTTCGGTTAAGTGGGTATCTGAGCTGTCCCAGTATTTTGGGTTCTTCTTCAGTTCAATGCGCTCGTTCACCACCCACTCGTCTAGCACAAATGCACCATTCCCAACAAATTGCTTAGGATCGCTCCACGGCTTGTCGCTACTTTCTAGGGCTGCTTTATGCACTGGCATCATGGATGTGTGGCCTGTCATCGCCACAAAATAAGGTACTTGGCTGTCTAGCTCAAAACGAACTGTGTGTTTATCAACAGCCGACACGCCTAGCTCTTCAATCGGCTTCTTACCTTCTGCCACATCAGCAATATTGTTGATTTTGGTGAGCTTTAGATACCACACATTTGGCGATGCCAGTTTCGGGTCGACCGCGCGTCTTATCGCGTACACGAAATCATCGGCGGTCACCGGATCGCCATTCGACCATTTAGCATCTTTACGCAGGTGGAATACAAACGTCTGGTTGTCTTCGGTTTCCCAAGATTCCGCGACACCTGGAGTGATGTTGCCATCGCGATCTTGGATCACTAAACCTTCAAACAGGTCACGTAGAATGTGCATTTCAGGCAAGCCTTCTGCCTTTGCCGGATCGAGTGTCGCAGCTTCTGCATCATTAGCACGTACCAAATGTTGCTCTTTCGCCAGAGAAGTTCCGGCAGGCAATGTGTCAGCAACGGCAGTCACTGAGATAAAAGGGGTCAATAAAGATGAAATGAGTAAAGCCGTTGAATGTTTCTTAAAATCCATGTTTTTTTGCTCTCCTAGCCTATCTTTGAAGCAAAGTAATAAAATTAACAATGCGACGGTTGACGAGTTTTAATGCTTTCGTTTATCTAAGTAGTTTTTGTAATCGTTAATACTTGATAGTACTTGATCAGTCAGGAGATAAAGGTGAGTTTAATTCCAAGAACGGAAAGAGCTGCATTTTCAATAAAGCCGCTGCCATATGGAAAGTCGGTATTGGGCGCACCCTTGCTCTATTTCCCCGCGCAAGTTGAAAA
Encoded proteins:
- a CDS encoding ABC transporter substrate-binding protein, which produces MDFKKHSTALLISSLLTPFISVTAVADTLPAGTSLAKEQHLVRANDAEAATLDPAKAEGLPEMHILRDLFEGLVIQDRDGNITPGVAESWETEDNQTFVFHLRKDAKWSNGDPVTADDFVYAIRRAVDPKLASPNVWYLKLTKINNIADVAEGKKPIEELGVSAVDKHTVRFELDSQVPYFVAMTGHTSMMPVHKAALESSDKPWSDPKQFVGNGAFVLDEWVVNERIELKKNPKYWDSSDTHLTEVTYIPFENQNASINRYAVGEVDITSDVPTHMAQQLKTKYQDAYTAVPLLCTYYYAFNTTRPPFDDARVRKAVSYSMMRDVITNGVTQVGNLPAYTFAHEYTAGFDATQPEYSTWTQKERDQKAKELLKDAGYDASNSLDFKLLYNTSESNKSIAVAIASMLKGNLGAQVELENQEWKSYLVSRRQGDFDVMRASWCGDYNEASTFLSLLRSESSGNFARYNNDKYDAAMDSALSATNEQDRQGFYDQAEQLLAEDMPIAPIYYYMQARLVRPSVGGFAKNNVEGRIYSKDLYIKE